AGCACATGGTGCGCGGGCGGACGACCGCGCCCGAGGGGCTGGTCCTGGGACACGAGATCACCGGCGAGGTCGTCGAGCGGGGGCCCGACGTCGAGTTCATCGAGGTCGGCGACATCGTCTCCGTACCGTTCAACATCGCCTGCGGGCGATGCCGCAACTGCAAGGAGCGCAAGACAGGCATCTGCCTGAACGTGAACCCGGCCCGCCCCGGCGCCGCCTACGGCTATGTCGACATGGGCGGCTGGGTCGGCGGGCAGGCCGAGTACGCCATGGTCCCCTACGCGGACTTCAACCTGCTCAAGTTCCCCGACCGGGAGGAGGCGTTGGAGAAGCTGCTCGACCTGACGATGCTGTCGGACATCTTCCCGACCGGCTTCCACGGCGTGGTGACCTCGGGCGCGGGCGTCGGTTCGACGGTGTATGTCGCCGGGGCCGGACCTGTCGGTCTCGCGGCGGCCGCCTCGGCGCAGCTGCTGGGCGCGGCCGTCGTCATCGTCGGCGACCTCAACACCGAACGCCTCGCCCAGGCACGGAGCTTCGGCTGCGAGACCGTCGACGTGTCCAAGGGCTCCATCGAGGAGCAGATCGCCGAGATCACCGGCGAGCCCGAGGTGGACGCGGCGGTCGACGCGGTCGGCTTCGAGGCGCGGGCGCACGGCCCGCAGTCCCAGGAGGCGCCCGCGACGGTCCTCAACTCGCTGATGGGCGTCACGCGCGCGGGTGGCGCGCTGGGCATCCCCGGCCTCTATGTCACGGACGACCCGGGCGGCGTCGACGAGGACGCGAAGTCCGGGACGCTGAAGGTCAGGCTCGGTCTCGGCTGGGCGAAGAGTCACAGCTTCGCCACCGGACAGTGCCCGGTGATGAAGTACCACCGGGGCCTGATGCAGGCGATACGGCACGGGCGCGTGCACATCGCGAAGGCCGTCAACGCGACCGTGATCGGCCTCGACGACGCGCCGCGCGGCTACGCGGAGTTCGACCAGGGCGCCAGCCGCAAGTACGTGCTCGACCCGCACGGGGCGTTGCAGGGGGTGCGGCCCGTCTGATCCGCCCGCCGGCAGGTGCCCGCGCCCGGTGGCGCGGGCACTCACGCGCCGTCACGTCCGTTGTCCGGCCGAGGCGCTGTGCGCGTCAGTCGTAGTGCCGAGCCTCGACGACGTTCCCGTCGGGGTCGCGGAAGTAGAAGCTGCGGGTCGCGGGGCCGCGCGCGCCGAAGGAGCCCTCGGACACCGTGGAGACGGGGACGGCGCGTTCCTCCAGCCGCGCCCGCAGGGCGTCGTAGCGGTCGCCGGGCAGGGCGAGGCAGATGTGGTTGACCGGGTGGCCCGAGCTGGCGGCGGCGCCGGGGAGCATGGTCATGCGCTCCGCCATGGAGTGCGGCATGAGGTCGATGAGGCTCTCGTCGTCGATCCGCACGGACGGGAAGGGGACCTCGCCGTCGGTGAACTCGGCGAGCCGCACGGGTGGCAGTCCGACGGCCCGCTCGTAGAAGTCGGCTGCGGCCACCGGGTCGTTCACCCACAGGACGACATGGTCGAGGCGGGTCGTGTTGTCGGTCATGCGTCCCAGGCTGGTGTCGTCCCCCACAGGCCGCAAGTGTT
The sequence above is a segment of the Streptomyces griseoviridis genome. Coding sequences within it:
- a CDS encoding VOC family protein is translated as MTDNTTRLDHVVLWVNDPVAAADFYERAVGLPPVRLAEFTDGEVPFPSVRIDDESLIDLMPHSMAERMTMLPGAAASSGHPVNHICLALPGDRYDALRARLEERAVPVSTVSEGSFGARGPATRSFYFRDPDGNVVEARHYD
- the fdhA gene encoding formaldehyde dehydrogenase, glutathione-independent, which produces MTGNRAVAYLKPGAVDVRATDYPTLELQDGPGVATENIGRKSRHGVILKVLATNICGSDQHMVRGRTTAPEGLVLGHEITGEVVERGPDVEFIEVGDIVSVPFNIACGRCRNCKERKTGICLNVNPARPGAAYGYVDMGGWVGGQAEYAMVPYADFNLLKFPDREEALEKLLDLTMLSDIFPTGFHGVVTSGAGVGSTVYVAGAGPVGLAAAASAQLLGAAVVIVGDLNTERLAQARSFGCETVDVSKGSIEEQIAEITGEPEVDAAVDAVGFEARAHGPQSQEAPATVLNSLMGVTRAGGALGIPGLYVTDDPGGVDEDAKSGTLKVRLGLGWAKSHSFATGQCPVMKYHRGLMQAIRHGRVHIAKAVNATVIGLDDAPRGYAEFDQGASRKYVLDPHGALQGVRPV